A genomic region of Glycine max cultivar Williams 82 chromosome 15, Glycine_max_v4.0, whole genome shotgun sequence contains the following coding sequences:
- the LOC100789057 gene encoding probable NAD(P)H dehydrogenase (quinone) FQR1-like 1: MATKVYIVYYSTYGHVEKLAREIEKGAASVEGVEAKLWQVPETLPEEVLAKLGAPPKSDAPIITPNELPEADGFLFGFPTRFGSMAAQFKAFFDATGGLWRTQSLAGKPAGFFYSTSSQGGGQETTPLTSITQLVHHGLIFVPIGYTFGGGMFEMEKVKGGSPYGAGTYAGDGSRQPSELELAQAFHQGKYFAGIAKKLKGSQ; the protein is encoded by the exons TTATTATTCTACATATGGACATGTTGAGAAGCTAGCTAGAGAGATAGAAAAAGGGGCTGCTTCGGTGGAGGGAGTAGAAGCAAAACTGTGGCAG GTACCTGAAACCTTGCCTGAAGAGGTCCTTGCTAAGTTGGGAGCACCTCCAAAGAGTGATGCTCCAATTATTACTCCCAATGAGCTTCCTGAGGCTGATGgttttttgtttggttttccCACGAGATTTGGTTCTATGGCTGCTCAATTTAAAGCATTTTTCGATGCAACTGGAGGCCTATGGCGTACACAGTCACTAGCAGGAAAGCCTGCAGGCTTCTTCTATAGCACAAGTTCTCAAGGAGGTGGTCAAGAAACTACCCC GTTGACATCTATTACTCAGCTTGTTCACCATGGATTGATCTTTGTCCCCATTGGCTACACATTTGGTGGTGGCATGTTTGAGATGGAAAAGGTGAAAGGTGGCTCCCCATATGGTGCAGGAACTTATGCTGGAGATGGCTCAAGGCAGCCTAGTGAGTTAGAATTGGCTCAAGCTTTTCATCAGGGTAAATACTTTGCCGGCATTGCAAAAAAGCTCAAGGGATCTCAATGA